A stretch of DNA from Microbacterium sp. LWS13-1.2:
CGCGTCGCGGATCTTGCCCGCGCCCATGCGCGTGATGAACGTGAGACGGCCGGGCTCTCGGTTCGGGTCGAGCTTGTCGATGAGCGCCAGCGCCGTCTCGGGCGTCGTCGTCGGCCCGAGCTTCACGCCGATGGGGTTGCGGATCTTCGAGAAGTAGTCGACGTGCGCGCCGTCGAGATCACGGGTGCGCTCACCGATCCACAGGAAGTGGGCCGACGTGTTGTACGGCGTGTCGGTGCGCGAGTCGATCCGCGTCATCGGCCGCTCGTAGTCCATGAGCAGGCCCTCGTGACCGGTGTAGAACTCGACGCGCTTGAGCTCGTCGAAGTCCGCGCCGGCAGCCTCCATGAACCTGATCGCACGGTCGATCTCGGTCGCGAGACGCTCGTACTGCTGGTTCGCGGGGTTCTGCGCGAAGCCCTTGTTCCAGGAGTGCACCTCGCGGAGGTCGGCGAAGCCGCCCTGCGTGAACGCGCGGATCAGATTGATGGTCGACGCCGCCGTGTGGTAGCCCTTCAGCAGCCGCTGCGGGTCCGCCTGGCGCGAGCCTTCAGTGAAGTCGTAGCCGTTGACGATGTCGCCGCGGTAGGCCGGCAGCGTGACATCGCCGCGCGTCTCGGTGTCGCTCGAGCGCGGCTTGGCGAACTGACCCGCCATGCGACCCATCTTCACGATCGGCATCGATGCGCCGTACGTGAGCACGACGGCCATCTGGAGCACCGTCTTGATGCGGTTGCGGATCTGCTCGGCGGTCGCCCCCGCGAAGGTCTCGGCGCAGTCGCCGCCCTGCAGCAGGAACGCGCGGCCCGACGCGGCACGGGCGAGACGGTCACGCAGGTTGTCGACCTCACCCGCGAACACCAGCGGGGGCAGTGTGGCCAGCTCAGCGGATGCCGCGACCGCCGCCTCGGCGTCATACCACTGGGGCTGCTGCTTGATGGGCAGGGTCCGCCAGTGGTCGAGTGCGTCGAGCTGCTGAAGCATCCCTCGAGTCTAGCCGTGACGAGGTCGGCGCCGGCGCCGCGTGACGCCCGTTCGCCGGGCGGTCAGCGAGTCTTCTTCTTGAGGCGGTCCTTGACCGTCGACGCGTAGACGTCCTCGTACTCCTGCTCGCCCAGCCGCTGCAGCGCCACCATGATCTCGTCGGTGATCGAGCGCAGGATGTAGCGATCGCCCTCCATGCCCGCGAACCGCGAGAAGTCGAGGGGCTCGCCGACGACGATGCCCACCCGCACGATGCGCGGGATCGTGGTGCCGATCGGCATCATCGTGTCGGTGTCGACCATCAGCACCGGCACCACCGGGACGTGCGCCTCGAGCGCCATGCGCGCGATGCCGGTGCGGCCGCGGTACAGCTTGCCGTCGGGGCTGCGCGTGCCCTCGGGGTAGATGCCGAGCAGATCCCCGCGGCCCAGCACCTGCAGGCCGGTGTTGAGCGAGGCCTCCGAGGCTTTGCCGCCAGAGCGGTCGATCGGAAGCTGCCCCGTGCCCTTGAAGAACATGCGCGTCGCCCAGCCCTTGAGGCCCTTGCCCGTGAAGTAGTCGCTCTTGGCGAGGAACGACACCGAACGGTCGAGCATCAGCGGCAGGAAGATCGAGTCGACGAACGACAGGTGGTTGCTGGCAAGGATCGCGGCTCCCTCTGCGGGGACGTTGCGCCGGCCGACGATCCACGGGCGCCAGATCGCCTTGACGATCGGCCCGATGACCACGTACTTCATCAGCCAATAGAACATCCCGCTACGCCTCTGTGCCGGCGAGGTCGGCGGCGCCGATCAGGCCGGCGTCGTTGACGAGCCTCGCGATGGCGAAGGTCGCGATCGGCCGGTCGCCGTAGCCGGGCAGCGACCGCTCGTACGCCAGGCGCATCGGCTCGAGCAGCGCATCGCCGAGTTGGGCGACGCCGCCGCCGATGACGAACAACTCGGGGTCCAGCACCGCCTGGAAGCCGCCGCACGCCTCGCCGAGCGCGGTCGCGACGCGGCGCAGGGCCTCTGCGGCGCCGGCGTCCCCGGCGAGGACCAGGCGCGAGACGGCCGGGCCGCTGATCGAGCCGTGCTCGGCGCGGTGGGCGGCCAGGGCCGCGCCGATCCCGCCGGCGTCGGCGATCTCACCGGCCTCGCGCTGGAGCGCGCGGCCGGAGGCGTACTGCTCGAGGCAGCCGTGCTGTCCGCACCCGCAGAGCAGGCCGTCCCGGATGAAGCGCGTGTGGCCGAGCTCTGCGGCGATGCCGTGGCCGCCGCGGAACAGTTTGCCGTCGAGGACGATGGCCCCGCCGACGCCCGTGCCCATGGTGAGCATGACCATGTGGTCGACGTCGCGTCCGGCGCCGAAGCGGAACTCGGCCCAGCCGGCGGCATTCGCGTCGTTCTCGATCGTGACCGGGAGGCCGATGCCGTCTTCGAGCGTCGCCTTCAGCGGCTCGTTGTGCCAGGCGATGTTCGGTGCGTGGATGACGGTGGCGCGGTCGCGGTCGATGAAGCCGGCGGCCGCGACGCCGACGGCGGCGACCCGGTGGGTCGCGCGGAAGTACCGGGCCATGTCGACCACGGCCTGCGCGAGCGCGGCCGTGTCGGTCGGCGTGTCGACACGGAGCTGTTCGACGATGCCGCCGTCGGAGTCGACGACGCCTCCCGCGATCTTGGTTCCGCCGATGTCGATACCGACCTTGAGCACGATCTCCCTCTCCGGCCGCCGCACGTACGACAGCGCCTTGAAGTCTATCCAGGCGGTCTTCGTCCACACCCGCCACTGTCCGCGATGTGACGGCCGATTAGACTCGGATGAGATCCACCCGAGATTCATCCGTCCGGTACCGAAGGAGCTGCCGTGGTTCAGTTCGAAGTCCCTGCCATAGTCCCCGCCGATCCGCAGGCAAACGTCACCGACCTGCTGGTCGAGCGCGTCAAGGCGACGCCCGACCGCGCGCTGTTCGCCGTGCCCGATGGCGACGGCTGGCGCGACATCACCGCGGCCGAGTTCCAGAAGCAGGTCATTGCGCTCGCCAAGGGCTTCGTCGCCGGAGGCATCGAGCCCGGAGACAAGGTCGGCTTCATCGCCCGCACCACGTACGACTGGACGCTGGTCGACTTCGCCCTGTTCTATGCCGGTGCCGTGATGGTACCGATCTATGAGACCAGCTCGACGGCGCAGATCGCGTGGAACCTGACCGACTCCGGTGCGATCGCGATCATCACCGAATCGTCCGATCACACTGCCCGCTTCGCCGCGGCGCGCGACGAGCTGCCGCTCATCCGCGCCGCGTGGGAGATGCACAGCGGCGACCTCGACCGGCTCATCGCCGAGGGCGCCGGCGTCTCCGACGACGAGATCGAGCGCCGGCGCAGTATCGCCAACGGCGCCGACATCGCCACGCTCATCTACACGTCGGGCTCGACCGGGCGCCCCAAGGGGTGCGTGCTCACGCACAGCAACTTCGTCGAGCTCACCCGCAACGCGACGCTGTCCAACCAGGAGGTGTTCGCCACCCCGGGCGCGTCGACCCTGCTGTTCATCACGACCGCGCATGTGTTCGCGCGGTTCATCTCCATCCTCGACATCCACGCCGGTGTGAAGACCGGGCACCAGCCCGACACCAAGCAGCTGCTGCCCGCGCTCGGCTCCTTCAAGCCGACGTTCCTCCTCGCCGTGCCGCGCGTCTTCGAGAAGGTGTACAACTCCGCCGAGCAGAAGGCCGAGGCCGGCGGCAAGGGCAAGATCTTCCGCGCCGCTGCGCACACGGCGGTCGAACACTCCCGTCTGAAGCAGGAGGGCAAGAAGGTCCCGCTGGGCACGAAGATCAAGTTCGCGCTGTTCGATCGGCTCGTCTACAGCAAGCTCCGCACGGCCATGGGCGGCAACATCGCCTACGCGGTCTCGGGCTCCGCGCCGCTCGGCCCCCGCCTCGGGCACTTCTTCCATAGCCTCGGCGTCACCATCCTCGAGGGCTACGGCCTGACCGAGACCACGGCGCCGGCGACCGTCAACCAGGCCCGCAAGTCGAAGATCGGCACGGTCGGCCCCGTGATCCCCGGCGTCGGCATCCGTCTCGGCGATGACGGCGAGATCCAGGTGCGCGGAATCAACGTGTTCAAGGAGTACTGGCGCAACCCCGAGGCGACGGCCGACGCCTTCGACGGCGACTGGTTCAAGACCGGCGACATCGGGGCGTTCGACGACGAGGGCTTCCTCACGATCACCGGTCGCAAGAAGGAGATCATCGTCACCGCCGGCGGCAAGAACGTCGCGCCCGCCGCTCTGGAAGACCCGATCCGCGCCAATCCGATCGTCGGCCAGGTCGTCGTCGTCGGCGACCAGAAGCCGTTCATCGCCGCGCTGGTGACGCTCGACCCCGAGATGCTGCCGACGTGGCTGTCGAACAACGGCCTGTCCGCCGACATGTCCCTCGCCGATGCCGCGAAGAACGACGCGGTGCGCGCCGAGGTGCAGCGTGCGATCGATCGCGCCAACACGACGGTGTCCCGCGCGGAGTCGATCCGCAAGTTCACGATCCTTCCGAGCGAATGGACCGAGGCCAGCGGTCACCTGACGCCCAAGATGAGCATCAAGCGCAACGTGATCCTCGCCGACTTCGCCGGCGACATCGAGGAGATCTACGCCGTGCCGGTGAACACCACGAACGTCTCGCTCTCGTAACTCCGGCGACGGATGCCAGAAGCCCCGGGCCCTCCAGGACCCGGGGCTTCTGTTCATCCGGCCCGCGTCAGAACCAGTCGGACTCGCGGATCTCGCGCATCGCGATGCGGCGCTCCTCGGGGGTGAGCCGCTTCAGGTAGAGCATGCCGTCCAGGTGGTCCGTCTCGTGCTGCAGCGCCTGGGCGAGCAGCCCCTCCCCCTCCAGGACGAGCTCGTTGCCGTCGAGGTCCATGCCCACGACCTTCGCCCAGGGGTAGCGGACCGCGTCGTGCCAGAGCCCCGGCACCGACAGGCATCCCTCGCCGATGGCCTCGGGCTCGCCCGACACCTCCACCAGCACGGGGTTCAGGACGTACCCGATGTCGCCGTCGATGTTGTAGCTGAAGGCCCGCAGGCCGACGCCGATCTGGGGTGCCGCCACACCGGCGCGGCCGGGGAGCTCGACGGTGTCGAGGAGGTCGCGGACGAGGGCGCGCACGCCGTCGTCGATCTTCTCGATGGGCGCGCTGACCGCCGTGAGAACGGGGTCGCCGAAGACACGGATGGGACGAACAGCCATCGGGTGCCTCAGGCCGCCGGCGCGAGCGAACGGAGGCCCTCTACCACGGTCGCCGCGAGAGCACGTGCGGCATCCCGCGTCGCGGGCTGCAGCTCGCGGAACACGATGGCGCTGCCGGCCGCGATGTGGGCGTCGTAGGGGACGCGCACCACGGCGCGCACGCGGGAGCGGAAATGCGACTCCAGCTCGTCGAGCTGTACGAGCGGCTGCCCGGGGCGTGCGTTGTTGAGCACCACGACGGCGCTGCGCACCTTGTCCGCGTACCCGTTCGTCTCGAGCCACGTGAGCGTCTCCGACGCGAGGCGCGCCTCGTCGACGCTCAGCCCGGCGACGATCACGAGCTGGTCGGCGAGATCGAGCGTGGCGCCCATCACCGAGTGCACGATGCCGGTGCCGGTGTCGGTGAGCACGACCGAGTAGTAGTGGGCCGCGAGTGCCGCGACGTTCCGGTAGTCGGCGTCGTTGAACGCCTCCGAAACGCGGGGGTCGGCATCGGAGGCGACGACGTCGAGCCGGGTCTCGTCGCGCGCGACGATGTTCGAGAGGTCGTTGAAGCCGACGACCTCGGGGCTGATGCGCACCAGGTCGCGGACGGTCTTGCCGCTGTCCCTCGAGATCCGCTCGGCGAGGGTCCCCCGGTCCGGGTTCGCATCCATCGCGATGACGCGGTCGTCGCGTGCGTCCGCCAGCGCCTGGCCGAGCAGCGCGGTGACGGTCGTCTTACCGACGCCGCCCTTGCGCGACAGCACCGGTACGAATCGCGCGCCGCCGGTCAGGGGCGCTGCGATGCGACGGTCGAGATCCTTGCGCGCCTTCGCGCGTTTGCTGTCGCCGAGGTTGATGCGCCGACCCGAGATCGAGTAGACGAAATGCTGCCAGGCGCCCTCGGGCTCTGGCCGCACGACCTGGTGGGGGTCGAGCAGCCGGTCGGCGGTGAGCAGGTCGGCGGTCTCGCGGTCGGCTTCGAACTCACCCAGGCGCTTCGACGACAGGGTGACGTCTGCGCGCGGGAATGCGGCGCGCTCGACGGCCGAGCGCTCGACGACGGGCTGCGCCCCGGTGTGGTTCGCTGCGCGGCGTGTCGCGGGCGTCGGGCCTGTGGCGGTCTTCGCGGCAGCGGCGGCGGCCGAGACCGACGGCGGTGCGGGCGACGTCGGGGGCGCGGATGCCGCGGCCGCGGCATCCGTCGTGCCGGCGTCCTCGCCGTTGTCGGCCGGGGTCTTCGCGCTCATAGGCTCCTCCGCGGTGTCGTCGGTCGCGATGACATCGTCTCCCGTTGCGGCGTTCTCCGCCAGAGCGGCTTCGACCTCTTCCTCGGCGAGGACGATGTCGAACTCGGCGGGATCGAACTCTTCATCGAAGTCCGCGTCCTCGAACTCGACGGCGTCGAAGTCGACGACCTCGAACTCATCGACGGCACGCTCGGCGGCGGCGGGCTCGGCGGTGACGGCCGCCGCGGCAGGCTGGTCGCCGGCGGGCTCGGACTCCTCGGACTCGGGCTCAGCGGCTTCGAACGCGGGCTCGATGCTCTCCGCTGCGACACCCGGCTCGTCCTCGACGACGTACGCCGCCGAGGCCGCGTCCTCGGCGGCCACGGGGGCAGCCGCCTGCTCGTCCGCCTGGTGCTCCTCGGCATGGACCGTCTCGGCCTGGTACTCCTCGGCCTGGGCCGTCTCGGCGGCCTCGAGCACCTCGAGCACCTCGTCGGCGTCGGCGATGTCCTCCACCGGGGCCGCGGCCGCGAAGCCTTCGCCCTCGATGGTCCACTCCTCGAGATCGGCGTTCGTCTCGATGATCTCCGCCTCGGTCGTGTCGGCCGGATACTCCGCGGCCGGCGCGGACGCGATGACGGGAAGGTCCGCGTCGGCGGGGATCTCGATGATGAACGGCACCTCGTCGTCGATGACGTCGTCATCGGCAAGGTCGTCGTCGGACTCGGACGGCAGCTCGACGTTCACCTGCGCCGTCGCACCACCCAGGATGCCGAGACCGGTCGTGTCGATGCTGCCCGTCTCGGAGAGCACCCCGTTCTCGGGCTCGTCGGGCGTGTGTTC
This window harbors:
- a CDS encoding 3-deoxy-7-phosphoheptulonate synthase class II, whose product is MLQQLDALDHWRTLPIKQQPQWYDAEAAVAASAELATLPPLVFAGEVDNLRDRLARAASGRAFLLQGGDCAETFAGATAEQIRNRIKTVLQMAVVLTYGASMPIVKMGRMAGQFAKPRSSDTETRGDVTLPAYRGDIVNGYDFTEGSRQADPQRLLKGYHTAASTINLIRAFTQGGFADLREVHSWNKGFAQNPANQQYERLATEIDRAIRFMEAAGADFDELKRVEFYTGHEGLLMDYERPMTRIDSRTDTPYNTSAHFLWIGERTRDLDGAHVDYFSKIRNPIGVKLGPTTTPETALALIDKLDPNREPGRLTFITRMGAGKIRDALPPLLQAVRDSGATPLWVTDPMHGNGITTPTGYKTRRFDDVVDEVRGFFEAHRAVGTFPGGIHVELTGDDVTECLGGSEHIDEATLATRYESLCDPRLNHMQSLELAFLVAEELEKLTARA
- a CDS encoding lysophospholipid acyltransferase family protein — protein: MFYWLMKYVVIGPIVKAIWRPWIVGRRNVPAEGAAILASNHLSFVDSIFLPLMLDRSVSFLAKSDYFTGKGLKGWATRMFFKGTGQLPIDRSGGKASEASLNTGLQVLGRGDLLGIYPEGTRSPDGKLYRGRTGIARMALEAHVPVVPVLMVDTDTMMPIGTTIPRIVRVGIVVGEPLDFSRFAGMEGDRYILRSITDEIMVALQRLGEQEYEDVYASTVKDRLKKKTR
- a CDS encoding ROK family protein, which gives rise to MLKVGIDIGGTKIAGGVVDSDGGIVEQLRVDTPTDTAALAQAVVDMARYFRATHRVAAVGVAAAGFIDRDRATVIHAPNIAWHNEPLKATLEDGIGLPVTIENDANAAGWAEFRFGAGRDVDHMVMLTMGTGVGGAIVLDGKLFRGGHGIAAELGHTRFIRDGLLCGCGQHGCLEQYASGRALQREAGEIADAGGIGAALAAHRAEHGSISGPAVSRLVLAGDAGAAEALRRVATALGEACGGFQAVLDPELFVIGGGVAQLGDALLEPMRLAYERSLPGYGDRPIATFAIARLVNDAGLIGAADLAGTEA
- a CDS encoding long-chain fatty acid--CoA ligase, translating into MVQFEVPAIVPADPQANVTDLLVERVKATPDRALFAVPDGDGWRDITAAEFQKQVIALAKGFVAGGIEPGDKVGFIARTTYDWTLVDFALFYAGAVMVPIYETSSTAQIAWNLTDSGAIAIITESSDHTARFAAARDELPLIRAAWEMHSGDLDRLIAEGAGVSDDEIERRRSIANGADIATLIYTSGSTGRPKGCVLTHSNFVELTRNATLSNQEVFATPGASTLLFITTAHVFARFISILDIHAGVKTGHQPDTKQLLPALGSFKPTFLLAVPRVFEKVYNSAEQKAEAGGKGKIFRAAAHTAVEHSRLKQEGKKVPLGTKIKFALFDRLVYSKLRTAMGGNIAYAVSGSAPLGPRLGHFFHSLGVTILEGYGLTETTAPATVNQARKSKIGTVGPVIPGVGIRLGDDGEIQVRGINVFKEYWRNPEATADAFDGDWFKTGDIGAFDDEGFLTITGRKKEIIVTAGGKNVAPAALEDPIRANPIVGQVVVVGDQKPFIAALVTLDPEMLPTWLSNNGLSADMSLADAAKNDAVRAEVQRAIDRANTTVSRAESIRKFTILPSEWTEASGHLTPKMSIKRNVILADFAGDIEEIYAVPVNTTNVSLS
- a CDS encoding peptide deformylase; the encoded protein is MAVRPIRVFGDPVLTAVSAPIEKIDDGVRALVRDLLDTVELPGRAGVAAPQIGVGLRAFSYNIDGDIGYVLNPVLVEVSGEPEAIGEGCLSVPGLWHDAVRYPWAKVVGMDLDGNELVLEGEGLLAQALQHETDHLDGMLYLKRLTPEERRIAMREIRESDWF
- a CDS encoding MinD/ParA family protein, translated to MTPDRTEHTPDEPENGVLSETGSIDTTGLGILGGATAQVNVELPSESDDDLADDDVIDDEVPFIIEIPADADLPVIASAPAAEYPADTTEAEIIETNADLEEWTIEGEGFAAAAPVEDIADADEVLEVLEAAETAQAEEYQAETVHAEEHQADEQAAAPVAAEDAASAAYVVEDEPGVAAESIEPAFEAAEPESEESEPAGDQPAAAAVTAEPAAAERAVDEFEVVDFDAVEFEDADFDEEFDPAEFDIVLAEEEVEAALAENAATGDDVIATDDTAEEPMSAKTPADNGEDAGTTDAAAAASAPPTSPAPPSVSAAAAAAKTATGPTPATRRAANHTGAQPVVERSAVERAAFPRADVTLSSKRLGEFEADRETADLLTADRLLDPHQVVRPEPEGAWQHFVYSISGRRINLGDSKRAKARKDLDRRIAAPLTGGARFVPVLSRKGGVGKTTVTALLGQALADARDDRVIAMDANPDRGTLAERISRDSGKTVRDLVRISPEVVGFNDLSNIVARDETRLDVVASDADPRVSEAFNDADYRNVAALAAHYYSVVLTDTGTGIVHSVMGATLDLADQLVIVAGLSVDEARLASETLTWLETNGYADKVRSAVVVLNNARPGQPLVQLDELESHFRSRVRAVVRVPYDAHIAAGSAIVFRELQPATRDAARALAATVVEGLRSLAPAA